From one Bacillus sp. FJAT-42376 genomic stretch:
- a CDS encoding tripeptidase T, translated as MVNQDRIVEEFLELVKIDSETKFETEIAKVLKEKFTALGLHVTEDDTTGVTGHGAGNLVCTLEATKEGIDPIYFTSHMDTVVPGKGIKPSIKDGYIVTDGTTILGADDKAGLAAMFEAIRVLKEENIPHGKIEFVITAGEESGLVGAKALDPKLMTAKFGYALDSDGKVGDIIVAAPTQAKVRAVIKGKTAHAGVAPEKGVSAITIAAKAISKMPLGRLDEETTANIGRFEGGTQTNIVCDHVDILAEARSLVPEKMEAQVEKMKAAFEEAAQELGGQAEVDIQVMYPGFKFGEGDHVVEIAKRAAAAIGRESRLLTSGGGSDANVIAGNGIPTVNLAVGYEDIHTTNEKMPIEELVKTAEMVVAVIEEAAK; from the coding sequence ATGGTAAACCAAGACAGAATTGTCGAAGAATTTTTAGAACTTGTAAAAATTGACTCAGAAACAAAATTCGAAACCGAAATTGCAAAAGTGCTGAAAGAGAAATTCACTGCCCTTGGTCTTCATGTGACCGAAGACGATACAACAGGTGTAACTGGACACGGTGCAGGCAATCTTGTCTGCACGCTCGAAGCGACGAAAGAGGGAATTGATCCGATTTACTTCACATCCCATATGGATACCGTTGTTCCGGGAAAAGGAATCAAACCATCCATTAAAGACGGATATATTGTGACAGACGGCACGACGATTCTTGGAGCAGATGATAAAGCAGGCCTAGCTGCAATGTTTGAAGCGATCCGTGTACTAAAAGAAGAAAACATTCCGCACGGCAAAATTGAATTTGTCATTACGGCCGGAGAAGAGTCAGGTCTAGTCGGCGCGAAAGCATTGGATCCGAAGCTCATGACAGCAAAATTCGGGTATGCGCTTGACAGCGATGGAAAAGTGGGCGATATCATCGTCGCGGCTCCGACCCAGGCTAAAGTCAGAGCAGTCATTAAAGGGAAAACAGCTCACGCCGGAGTAGCTCCTGAGAAGGGTGTTTCTGCGATTACCATTGCAGCGAAAGCCATCTCAAAAATGCCGCTTGGCCGTCTCGATGAGGAAACAACCGCAAACATCGGCCGATTTGAGGGAGGAACCCAAACGAATATCGTATGTGATCATGTGGATATCCTCGCAGAGGCTAGATCTCTTGTGCCGGAAAAAATGGAAGCGCAAGTTGAAAAAATGAAAGCTGCGTTTGAAGAAGCAGCACAGGAACTTGGCGGCCAGGCCGAAGTCGATATTCAGGTTATGTATCCCGGCTTCAAATTCGGCGAAGGGGATCATGTCGTAGAGATCGCGAAGCGTGCAGCAGCAGCGATCGGACGCGAAAGCCGTCTGCTTACAAGCGGAGGCGGAAGCGATGCAAACGTTATTGCAGGAAACGGGATTCCTACTGTAAACCTTGCTGTAGGATACGAAGACATTCATACAACAAATGAGAAAATGCCAATTGAAGAACTGGTGAAAACAGCTGAAATGGTTGTTGCAGTGATTGAAGAAGCAGCGAAATAA